The following proteins are co-located in the Anoplopoma fimbria isolate UVic2021 breed Golden Eagle Sablefish chromosome 18, Afim_UVic_2022, whole genome shotgun sequence genome:
- the adat2 gene encoding tRNA-specific adenosine deaminase 2 — translation MGTEEERKAAEGFYPGEEEQEEWMCSAFDMAKDALENGEVPVGCLMVYNDEVVGKGRNEVNETKNATRHAEMVALDQLLDWCRRGNLDVSSVCRRTALYVTVEPCIMCAAALRLLHIPVVVYGCRNDRFGGCGSVLDVSSADLPETGTTFKCVSGHRAEEAVEMLKTFYKQENPNAPKPKTRKD, via the exons AtgggaacagaggaggaacgTAAAGCTGCGGAGGGTTTTTATCCGGGTGAGGAGGAACAAGAGGAGTGGATGTGCAGCGCCTTTGACATG GCCAAAGATGCTCTGGAGAACGGAGAGGTGCCGGTCGGGTGTCTGATGGTCTACAACGATGAAGTCGTGGGAAAAGGGCGGAACGAAGTCAACGAGACCAAAAAT gccACACGGCATGCTGAGATGGTGGCCCTGGATCAGCTCCTGGACTGGTGTCGCCGCGGCAACCTGGATGTGAGCAGCGTGTGCAGGCGGACGGCGCTGTACGTCACCGTGGAGCCGTGCATCATGTGTGCTGCAGCCCTGCGCCTGCTCC ACATCCCGGTGGTCGTGTACGGCTGCAGGAACGACCGGTTCGGAGGCTGCGGTTCAGTTCTGGACGTCTCCTCTGCAGACTTACCTGAGACCGGGACCACATTCAAG TGTGTTTCCGGTCACAGAGCAGAAGAAGCTGTAGAGATGCTGAAGACTTTCTACAAACAGGAGAATCCAAACG CCCCGAAACCCAAAACAAGGAAGGACTGA
- the pex3 gene encoding peroxisomal biogenesis factor 3, with translation MFSSVWSFIKRHKRKFIATGAVVGGVYFLGKYAQKKIGEFQEKEASEYISQARRQFHFESNQRTCNMTVLSMLPPLKEAIVNQLNSESLTALLKARPANKLEIWEDLKIVSFTRTIVAVYSTCMLVVLLRVQLNIIGGYLYLDNSVGKNTTSPLAPPDVQQQYLSSIQHLLGDGLTELMTVVKKAVQNSLGGVSLKQSLSLLELEQQLSWIRAEVEAGSERPMSWYMLADDENALADQACGLTENDIVTIRLLNETRDMLDSPDFTTILNVSLNRGFSRLLDNLAEFFRPPPGDSAPSFSPDSLSAVSLPLAKIIPIVNGQINYICSETPSHFVQDLLMNDQVKEFAANVYEMFSAPQELQK, from the exons ATGTTTTCATCTGTCTGGAGTTTCATCAAACGCCACAAGAGGAAGTTTATTGCCACCGGGGCTGTAGTGGGAG GCGTGTACTTCCTGGGTAAATATGCCCAGAAGAAGATCGGTGAGTTCCAGGAGAAGGAGGCGTCAGAGTACATCTCTCAGGCCAGACGGCAGTTCCACTTCGAAAGCAACCAGAGGACCTGCAACATGACCG tgctGTCCATGCTCCCTCCTCTGAAAGAAGCCATCGTCAATCAACTGAACTCAGAGAGCCTCACTGCACTACTCAAGGCCAG ACCAGCCAACAAGCTGGAAATCTGGGAAGATTTAAAGATCGTCA GTTTCACCCGCACCATCGTGGCGGTGTACAGCACCTGCATGCTGGTGGTTCTACTGAGAGTCCAGTTGAACATCATAGGAGGATACCTGTACCTGGACAACTCTGTGGGCAAGAACACGACG TCTCCTTTGGCTCCTCCAGACGTCCAGCAGCAGTACCTGTCCAGTATCCAACACCTACTGGGAGACG gtttGACAGAGTTGATGACAGTAGTGAAGAAAGCAGTACAGAACTCTCTGGGAGG CGTGTCCCTGAAGCAGAGTCTGTctctgctggagctggagcagcagctgagctGGATCCGGGCGGAGGTGGAGGCCGGCTCGGAGCGGCCGATGTCCTGGTACATGTTGGCCGACGACGAGAACGCACTCGCCGACCAG GCATGTGGGCTGACAGAAAACGATATTGTGACCATCAGACTGTTGAACGAGACCAGAGACATGTTGGACAG TCCGGACTTCACCACTATCCTCAACGTCAGCTTGAACCGCGGCTTCTCTCGTCTTCTCGACAACCTGGCCGAGTTCTTCCGCCCGCCTCCCGGTGACTCCGCCCCCAGCTTTTCACCTGATAG TCTGTCTGCAGTCAGTCTGCCGCTGGCTAAGATCATCCCCATCGTCAACGGTCAGATCAACTACATCTGCAGTGAGACTCCCAGTCACTTCGTCCAG gactTGCTGATGAACGACCAGGTGAAGGAGTTTGCGGCCAACGTCTATGAGATGTTCAGCGCTCCACAGGAGCTGCAGAAATAA